Proteins from a single region of Nerophis ophidion isolate RoL-2023_Sa linkage group LG08, RoL_Noph_v1.0, whole genome shotgun sequence:
- the pth3r gene encoding parathyroid hormone 3 receptor isoform X1, with amino-acid sequence MRQHGKLFNVSVMLPAVGVGLLALFHSAITVTALVDSDDVITRDEQIYVLIGAHANCEKSIKAQMALAQEGECIPEWDGIICWPRSKSGQLVSVLCPEYIYDFNHRGRAYRQCDASGNWEQVSIINRTWANYSECTAYLSSNYRNQEEKVFERLHLMYTVGYSISLASLLVAVSILCYFKRLHCTRNYIHVHLFTSFICRAVSIFVKDAVLYSVTVESEEEPELAGHKQHMAGCKVAVTLFLYFLATNHYWILVEGLYLHSLIFMAFLSDKNYLWALTVIGWGVPALFVSIWVSVRASLADTQCWDISAGNLKWIYQVPILAAIVVNFLLFVNIIRVLASKLWETNTGKLDPRQQYRKLLKSTLVLMPLFGVHYMVFMALPYTEVSGLLWQVQMHYEMFFNSSQGFFVAFIYCFCNGEVQAEVKKAWLRRSLALDLKQKARITSSNGGGSCYYGGMMSHTTTHSVCMSAAHPRAFPLGTNIGSRLPRHAPLYAQSSLPGYAVSYCETSGLQQEMAARRSGGSESGVVFARHARGCKRQEDKSCGASTQTPPEDDADTSLSVKELETAL; translated from the exons ATGAGACAACATGGAAAGTTATTCAACGTATCGGTGATGTTGCCGGCAGTGGGAGTTGGTCTTTTGGCTCTTTTTCACAGTGCAATAACTGTGACTGCATTG GTGGACTCTGATGATGTCATCACTCGAGATGAACAGATCTACGTGCTGATTGGTGCGCACGCCAATTGTGAAAAGAGCATCAAGGCACAAATGGCACTTGCGCAAG AAGGTGAATGTATCCCCGAGTGGGACGGGATCATCTGCTGGCCAAGGAGCAAGTCGGGTCAGCTGGTGTCTGTTCTGTGTCCGGAGTACATTTATGACTTTAATCACAGAG GTCGGGCTTACCGCCAATGTGACGCATCTGgtaactgggagcaggtgtccaTCATCAACCGCACGTGGGCCAACTACAGCGAGTGCACCGCCTATTTGTCGTCAAATTATAGGAACCAGGAAGAG AAGGTGTTTGAAAGACTCCATCTCATGTACACTGTTGGCTACTCCATCTCTCTGGCATCCCTGTTGGTGGCTGTCTCCATACTCTGCTACTTCAA GCGGCTCCACTGCACACGCAATTACATCCACGTCCACCTCTTCACCTCCTTCATATGTAGAGCAGTCAGCATCTTTGTGAAGGACGCTGTGCTCTACTCAGTGACAGTTGAGAGTGAAGAAGAACCTGAGCTTGCAGGACACAAGCAGCATATG GCTGGCTGCAAAGTAGCTGTCACGCTCTTCCTTTATTTTTTGGCCACCAACCATTACTGGATTTTAGTGGAGGGCTTGTACCTACACAGCCTTATCTTCATGGCTTTCCTCTCTGATAAGAACTACCTGTGGGCCTTAACTGTCATTGGGTGgg GTGTTCCTGCTTTATTTGTGTCCATCTGGGTCAGTGTGCGAGCATCGCTGGCAGACACACA ATGCTGGGACATCAGTGCTGGGAACCTGAAGTGGATTTATCAAGTTCCCATTCTGGCGGCCATTGTT GTGAATTTCCTCCTCTTTGTCAACATTATACGTGTTCTAGCCTCCAAACTGTGGGAGACAAACACTGGCAAACTGGATCCCCGACAACAATACAG GAAGCTCCTCAAGTCAACGCTGGTGCTTATGCCCTTATTTGGAGTCCACTACATGGTCTTTATGGCTCTTCCTTACACTGAAGTGTCGGGGCTGCTGTGGCAGGTGCAGATGCACTACGAGATGTTCTTCAACTCGTCACAG GGCTTCTTCGTGGCCTTTATCTACTGCTTCTGCAACGGCGAG GTGCAAGCAGAGGTAAAGAAGGCATGGCTAAGAAGAAGCTTAGCGTTGGACCTGAAGCAAAAAGCCAGGATAACCAGCAGTAACGGCGGCGGCAGCTGTTACTACGGGGGCATGATGTCTCACACCACCACTCACAGTGTCTGCATGTCCGCCGCACATCCCCGAGCGTTTCCCCTCGGCACCAACATAGGGTCCAGGTTACCTCGCCACGCCCCCCTCTATGCACAGAGCAGTCTACCCGGATACGCGGTCAGCTATTGTGAGACATCGGGCCTCCAGCAggagatggcagcgaggaggtcGGGAGGGAGCGAATCCGGAGTTGTCTTTGCAAGGCATGCAAGAGGATGCAAGAGacaggaggacaaaagctgtgGGGCTTCAACACAGACCCCTCCGGAAGATGATGCCGACACCTCCTTGTCTGTTAAAGAGCTGGAAACTGCCTTGTAA
- the pth3r gene encoding parathyroid hormone 3 receptor isoform X2 — protein sequence MRQHGKLFNVSVMLPAVGVGLLALFHSAITVTALVDSDDVITRDEQIYVLIGAHANCEKSIKAQMALAQEGECIPEWDGIICWPRSKSGQLVSVLCPEYIYDFNHRGRAYRQCDASGNWEQVSIINRTWANYSECTAYLSSNYRNQEEVFERLHLMYTVGYSISLASLLVAVSILCYFKRLHCTRNYIHVHLFTSFICRAVSIFVKDAVLYSVTVESEEEPELAGHKQHMAGCKVAVTLFLYFLATNHYWILVEGLYLHSLIFMAFLSDKNYLWALTVIGWGVPALFVSIWVSVRASLADTQCWDISAGNLKWIYQVPILAAIVVNFLLFVNIIRVLASKLWETNTGKLDPRQQYRKLLKSTLVLMPLFGVHYMVFMALPYTEVSGLLWQVQMHYEMFFNSSQGFFVAFIYCFCNGEVQAEVKKAWLRRSLALDLKQKARITSSNGGGSCYYGGMMSHTTTHSVCMSAAHPRAFPLGTNIGSRLPRHAPLYAQSSLPGYAVSYCETSGLQQEMAARRSGGSESGVVFARHARGCKRQEDKSCGASTQTPPEDDADTSLSVKELETAL from the exons ATGAGACAACATGGAAAGTTATTCAACGTATCGGTGATGTTGCCGGCAGTGGGAGTTGGTCTTTTGGCTCTTTTTCACAGTGCAATAACTGTGACTGCATTG GTGGACTCTGATGATGTCATCACTCGAGATGAACAGATCTACGTGCTGATTGGTGCGCACGCCAATTGTGAAAAGAGCATCAAGGCACAAATGGCACTTGCGCAAG AAGGTGAATGTATCCCCGAGTGGGACGGGATCATCTGCTGGCCAAGGAGCAAGTCGGGTCAGCTGGTGTCTGTTCTGTGTCCGGAGTACATTTATGACTTTAATCACAGAG GTCGGGCTTACCGCCAATGTGACGCATCTGgtaactgggagcaggtgtccaTCATCAACCGCACGTGGGCCAACTACAGCGAGTGCACCGCCTATTTGTCGTCAAATTATAGGAACCAGGAAGAG GTGTTTGAAAGACTCCATCTCATGTACACTGTTGGCTACTCCATCTCTCTGGCATCCCTGTTGGTGGCTGTCTCCATACTCTGCTACTTCAA GCGGCTCCACTGCACACGCAATTACATCCACGTCCACCTCTTCACCTCCTTCATATGTAGAGCAGTCAGCATCTTTGTGAAGGACGCTGTGCTCTACTCAGTGACAGTTGAGAGTGAAGAAGAACCTGAGCTTGCAGGACACAAGCAGCATATG GCTGGCTGCAAAGTAGCTGTCACGCTCTTCCTTTATTTTTTGGCCACCAACCATTACTGGATTTTAGTGGAGGGCTTGTACCTACACAGCCTTATCTTCATGGCTTTCCTCTCTGATAAGAACTACCTGTGGGCCTTAACTGTCATTGGGTGgg GTGTTCCTGCTTTATTTGTGTCCATCTGGGTCAGTGTGCGAGCATCGCTGGCAGACACACA ATGCTGGGACATCAGTGCTGGGAACCTGAAGTGGATTTATCAAGTTCCCATTCTGGCGGCCATTGTT GTGAATTTCCTCCTCTTTGTCAACATTATACGTGTTCTAGCCTCCAAACTGTGGGAGACAAACACTGGCAAACTGGATCCCCGACAACAATACAG GAAGCTCCTCAAGTCAACGCTGGTGCTTATGCCCTTATTTGGAGTCCACTACATGGTCTTTATGGCTCTTCCTTACACTGAAGTGTCGGGGCTGCTGTGGCAGGTGCAGATGCACTACGAGATGTTCTTCAACTCGTCACAG GGCTTCTTCGTGGCCTTTATCTACTGCTTCTGCAACGGCGAG GTGCAAGCAGAGGTAAAGAAGGCATGGCTAAGAAGAAGCTTAGCGTTGGACCTGAAGCAAAAAGCCAGGATAACCAGCAGTAACGGCGGCGGCAGCTGTTACTACGGGGGCATGATGTCTCACACCACCACTCACAGTGTCTGCATGTCCGCCGCACATCCCCGAGCGTTTCCCCTCGGCACCAACATAGGGTCCAGGTTACCTCGCCACGCCCCCCTCTATGCACAGAGCAGTCTACCCGGATACGCGGTCAGCTATTGTGAGACATCGGGCCTCCAGCAggagatggcagcgaggaggtcGGGAGGGAGCGAATCCGGAGTTGTCTTTGCAAGGCATGCAAGAGGATGCAAGAGacaggaggacaaaagctgtgGGGCTTCAACACAGACCCCTCCGGAAGATGATGCCGACACCTCCTTGTCTGTTAAAGAGCTGGAAACTGCCTTGTAA